One Drosophila busckii strain San Diego stock center, stock number 13000-0081.31 unplaced genomic scaffold, ASM1175060v1 hic_scaffold_47, whole genome shotgun sequence DNA window includes the following coding sequences:
- the LOC108594521 gene encoding mitochondrial uncoupling protein 4C — translation MDKDDRNYWHMRPYMGPLGKPYTIAGELEKITPRTLLQLYFNTFVGANFAESCMYALDVGKTRMQVHGEEAKKTGAKPRRMFSTLRGILIEEGPRALYAGFSAMVARNFIFNSLRVLLYDIFRRRFIYVGADNKHHLAVHHAFFCGCAAGCIAQALANPFDIAKVRMQMEGRRRLMGLDKRTSNWYMEIIGIYRRSGILGMWRGVGPSCMRACLMTAGDVGSYDICKRMLKHHLELEEGLPLRFCSSMVAGLVASVLSNPADVIKSRVMNQPVDEAGRGLYYRNGFDCVAKLLREEGFFALYKGLIPCWLRLGPWSVLFWLSVEQLRVWEGQTGF, via the exons ATGGACAAGGATGATCGAAATTATTGGCACATGAGACCGTACATGGGCCCATTGGGCAAACCCTACACTATAGCCGGTGAGCTGGAGAAGATTACGCCACGCACATTGCTGCAGCTCTACTTCAATACCTTTGTGGGCGCCAACTTTGCCGAGAGCTGCATGTACGCGTTGGATGTGGGCAAGACGCGCATGCAGGTGCATGGCGAGGAGGCCAAGAAGACGGGCGCCAAGCCACGTCGCATGTTCAGCACACTGCGTGGCATTTTAATAGAGGAGGGACCCAGGGCGCTCTACGCCGGCTTCTCCGCCATGGTGGCGCGCAATTTCATCTTCAATTCACTGCGCGTCCTGCTCTACGACATATTTAGACGCAGGTTCATCTATGTGGGTGCGGATAACAAGCATCATCTGGCCGTACATCATGCATTCTTCTGCGGCTGCGCTGCCGGCTGCATTGCTCAGGCTCTGGCCAATCCCTTCGACATTGCCAAGGTGCGCATGCAGATGGAGGGGCGACGTCGTCTGATGGGTCTTGACAAGCGCACCAGCAACTGGTACATGGAGATTATAG GCATCTATAGACGCTCTGGAATCTTGGGCATGTGGCGTGGTGTCGGACCGAGTTGCATGAGAGCTTGCCTCATGACCGCCGGCGATGTGGGCTCCTATGATATTTGCAAGCGCATGCTGAAGCATCATCTGGAGTTGGAGGAGGGTCTGCCGCTGCGTTTCTGTAGCTCCATGGTGGCTGGCTTGGTGGCCAGTGTGCTCAGCAATCCGGCAGATGTGATTAAATCGCGTGTGATGAACCAACCGGTGGATGAGGCGGGCCGTGGTCTCTACTATCGCAATGGCTTCGATTGTGTGGCCAAGCTGTTGCGTGAGGAAGGCTTCTTCGCTCTCTACAAGGGCCTCATACCGTGCTGGCTGAGATTGGGACCCTGGTCTGTGCTCTTTTGGCTCTCCGTCGAGCAATTGCGTGTCTGGGAAGGTCAAACCGGTTTCTAG
- the LOC108594522 gene encoding LOW QUALITY PROTEIN: mitochondrial uncoupling protein 4 (The sequence of the model RefSeq protein was modified relative to this genomic sequence to represent the inferred CDS: deleted 1 base in 1 codon) produces the protein MENTNNNSSQVQTHDVRLNYLSSNTQTPFVQLYVTSVLSAWAAETVCYPLDVCKTRMQIQGEIASRLGQSVKYRGMFATALGIVKEEGPHKLYGGISAMMLRHFIFSGLKMYMYDALREKLIITDKDGNPKLTFPRGAFCGVAAGAAANIIASPTDLIKIQMQMEGKRRLLGEAPRIHNVFQALTSIYAAGGVRGLWKGTVPNAWRGGLVTLGDVACYDLSKRYLMEWLDMPDDRLIQFMGAMVAGFAGAAISTPADVVKSRIMNQPIDEKGRGLHYKGTMDCFTQLVQGEGFFAMYKGFIPYWLRVGPWAMVFWTAFEQIRRLQSDEGY, from the exons AtggaaaatacaaataataattccaGCCAAGTGCAGACACACGATGTgcgcttaaattatttgtccAGCAATACCCAGACGCCCTTCGTCCAGCTCTATGTCACATCAGTGCTGTCCGCCTGGGCCGCCGAGACCGTTTGCTATCCCTTGGATGTCTGCAAGACGCGCATGCAGATCCAGGGCGAGATAGCCAGCAGGCTGGGCCAGTCCGTCAAGTATCGCGGCATGTTTGCCACCGCGCTGGGCATTGTCAAGGAGGAAGGTCCGCACAAGCTCTACGGCGGCATCTCTGCCATGATGTTGCGCCACTTTATCTTCAGCGGATTGAAGATGTACATGTATGATGCGCTGCGCGAGAAGCTCATCATCACTGACAAGGACGGCAATCCCAAGTTGACCTTTCCTCGTGGCGCCTTCTGTGGCGTAGCTGCAGGCGCGGCCGCCAATATTATTGCCTCGCCCACGGATCTGATCAAGATTCAGATGCAAATGGAGGGCAAGCGGCGTCTCCTAGGCGAAGCGCCGCGCATCCACAATGTCTTCCAGGCACTCACCTCCATTTATGCAGCGGGCGGAGTGCGGGGACTCTGG AAGGGCACCGTGCCAAACGCCTGGCGTGGCGGGCTCGTTACTTTGG GTGACGTGGCCTGCTATGATCTGAGCAAGCGCTATTTGATGGAATGGCTGGACATGCCGGACGATCGGCTGATACAGTTCATGGGCGCAATGGTAGCGGGCTTTGCCGGAGCGGCAATCAGCACGCCGGCGGATGTGGTCAAGTCGCGTATAATGAACCAGCCGATAGACGAGAAGGGGCGTGGCCTGCACTATAAGGGCACAATGGACTGTTTCACCCAACTGGTGCAGGGCGAGGGCTTCTTTGCCATGTACAAGGGATTCATACCCTATTGGCTGCGTGTGGGTCCCTGGGCCATGGTGTTCTGGACAGCATTCGAGCAGATACGTCGCCTACAGTCGGATGAGGGTTACTAA
- the LOC108599801 gene encoding translation initiation factor IF-2 → MWAKQQKYLLLVLALLPLSWALESKELEPLQRQKRALTTICVEIKPSGPQEEPYFMCKGTEFPRGSAVAPQAQPEQLPPPASYANYQQHAFPGYGGFFPQQLSPPPPAPASSYSQQSHQSTASASGAQPYGLPAISYATAGGAAAAAHGTAASPSATATPTTYADAAPTKPSPSPQSYESVVGSRHQPGMDVDLMQLPNVGFRPEELQRPEPFVGAAWPQAMPQARQDYLDDPIMRTFYASLEPQVEQAVAMPHAAPLEAAEPPALAQQPPSYAPTTAPAAAPVMPLDSSGCNSCQRSCADASNGYAAPAAAPCPSYQPVIIAMPCYGQQQPTHYLAVPNSAPREQLVGAPWALGMGMQQAQQPQLGAAYGMNPQVGAPFGLGPLMNPFGAFGHLNPFNPFNRMLGAANPQPGLRLFGKAFEPSTSTEAAMPKPTTTPMMLGAAAATTTTSKPAATSTTEGSVGAAFDAGEDSAEQDAEDAEADEDDATETANASTTEDAEDASKSVEAKGATVEQMISKSESKLKQDKRKRHNSRYSSNNPQKRKYLQRL, encoded by the coding sequence ATGTgggctaaacaacaaaagtatttgctgCTAGTGTTGGCACTGCTGCCACTTAGCTGGGCATTGGAGTCGAAGGAGCTGGAGCCACTGCAGCGACAGAAGCGCGCACTTACAACAATTTGCGTGGAGATTAAGCCCAGCGGACCGCAAGAGGAGCCTTACTTTATGTGCAAGGGCACAGAGTTTCCAAGAGGCAGTGCCGTTGCGCCTCAAGCACAACCGGAGCAGCTGCCTCCGCCTGCCAGCTATGCCAACTATCAACAGCATGCGTTTCCTGGCTATGGCGGGTTTTTTCCCCAGCAGCTgtcaccgccgccgccagcgccagcgtcgTCATATAGCCAACAATCTCATCAATCCACTGCGAGTGCATCTGGAGCGCAGCCATATGGCCTGCCAGCAATTTCTTATGCAACTGCaggcggcgcagcagcagctgcacatgGAACTGCAGCGAGTCCAAGCGCaacggccacgcccactacaTATGCTGATGCAGCGCCTACGAAGCCGTCGCCGAGCCCGCAAAGCTATGAATCCGTTGTAGGCAGTCGCCATCAGCCAGGCATGGACGTGGACTTGATGCAGCTGCCCAATGTGGGTTTTCGCCCCGAGGAGCTGCAGCGTCCAGAGCCATTTGTAGGCGCTGCCTGGCCTCAAGCTATGCCACAAGCTAGACAGGACTATCTTGATGATCCCATTATGCGCACTTTCTATGCCAGTCTGGAGCCGCAAGTGGAGCAGGCGGTGGCTATGCCACATGCAGCGCCACTAGAAGCAGCAGAGCCACCAGCACTAGCACAACAGCCGCCCAGCTATGCGCCAACcacagctccagctgcagcgccagtCATGCCCTTGGACAGCAGTGGCTGCAACTCTTGCCAACGCTCCTGCGCCGATGCCAGCAATGGCTATGCcgcgccagctgctgcgccCTGTCCCAGCTACCAGCCCGTCATCATAGCCATGCCCTGCTAtggacaacagcagccaacgcaTTATCTAGCCGTGCCCAACTCTGCGCCGCGGGAACAACTTGTTGGTGCGCCTTGGGCCTTGGGCATGGGCatgcagcaggcgcagcaacCTCAGCTGGGCGCTGCTTACGGCATGAATCCGCAGGTGGGCGCACCCTTTGGCCTCGGACCCTTGATGAATCCCTTTGGCGCCTTTGGTCATCTCAATCCATTCAATCCGTTCAATCGCATGTTGGGCGCAGCTAATCCGCAGCCTGGCTTGAGACTCTTTGGCAAAGCTTTCGAGCCCAGCACCAGCACTGAAGCAGCCATGCCCAAGCCAACGACTACGCCAATGATGCtaggagcagctgcagcaaccaCCACAACGTccaagccagcagcaacaagcacaactGAAGGCAGCGTAGGCGCTGCCTTTGATGCTGGTGAAGATTCCGCAGAGCAGGATGCTGAAGATGCTGAAGCTGATGAGGATGATGCCACCGAAACTGCCAATGCCAGCACCACTGAAGATGCAGAAGATGCCTCCAAGTCGGTGGAAGCGAAGGGCGCCACCGTGGAGCAAATGATCAGCAAGAGCGAGTCGAAGCTGAAGCAGGACAAGCGCAAGCGTCACAATTCccgctacagcagcaacaatccaCAGAAGCGCAAATATCTGCAGCGCTTATAG